The genomic interval AAATCGGCTTGcaaatctatggtaagacttgcaaatggctgtctagcaataatcaacagccaacttgacagagcttgaagaattttttaaagaataatgtgcaaatattctacaatccaggtgttcaaagctcttagagacttacacagaaagactcacagctgtaatagctgccaaaggtgattctaacatgtattgcctctggggtgtgaatacttacagtacgagtaaaaagtttggacacacctacacattcaagggttttctttatctttactattttctacatggtagaataatagtgaagacatcaaaactgtgaaatgacacatatggaatcatgtagtaacagaaaaagtgttaaacaaatcaaaatatattttatatttgagattcttcaaagtagccaccctttaccttgatgacagctttgcacattctttggattctctcaagcagcttcacctggaatgctttccaacagtcttgaattagttcccacatatgctgagcacttgttggctgcttttccttcactctgcagtacGACTCATCCCagaccatctcaatttggttaaggtcaggtgattgtggaggccaggtcatctgatccagcactccatcactctccttcttggtcaaatagcccttacacagcctggaggtgtgttgggtcattgtcctgttgaaaaacaaatgatagtcccactaatggcaaaccagatgggattgtgtattgctacagaatgctgtagtagccatgctggttaagtgttaaccagcaaagcacctccacaccatcacacctcctcgttcatgcttcatggtgggaaccacacatgcggagatcatctgtcaACTTACTCTGCGTCGCACAAAAACACGGCGGTTAGAACCactacacttaaccagcatggctaccacagcattctgcaacgatacgccatcccatttggttggcgcttagtgggactataatttgcttttcaacaggacaatgacccaacacacctccaggatgtataagggctatttgaccaagaaggagaatgatggagtgcttcatcagatgacctggcctccacaatcactcaaactcaacccaattgagatggtttgggatgagttggactgcagagtgaaggaaaagcagtcaaaaggtgctcagcatatgtgggaactccttcaagactgttggaaaagcattccaggtgaatctggttgagagaatgccaagagtgtgcaaagctgtcatcggggcaaagggtggctactttgaagaatttcaaatataaaatatattttgatttgtttaacacttctttggttactacatgattctatatgtgttatttcatagttttgatgtcttcactattattctacaatgtagaaaaataacttaaatgagtaggtgtgtcaacatTTGACTGGTCtctatgtaaattagatatttctgtattttattttcaatgcatttgcaaatatttctaaaaacatgtttttgctttttcattttggggttttgtgtgtgtgtgtgtgtgtgtgtgtgtgtgtgtatggttgaaaacaatttaatctatttaatccattttgaattcaggctgtaacacaacaaaatgtggaacaattcaaggggtatgaatacattctgaaggcactttatgtTGATGTTTAGTTCCAAACAGACAAACTGATCTCAGGAATGATGGGCTGCTGCCTTCTTGTCTCTACAGATCCCAGGTCCGTGAGGTGTGTGCGATCGTTCCCAGCAGAAGGATGAGCAGCTTTGATTTGGTTGAGCTGCTGGACACTTGGGAGGACCTGAACCTCACGGGCCTCCTGGAGAACGGGACGCGTGTGGAGATGGTTGGGTGTCCAACAGCATTCGACCGCAGCGCCTTGCTCCACTCCATGTGCATCCTTTACATCTTCATCTTCGTGGTCGGTTTGGCCGCCAACGGCCTCGTCCTCTGGGTCAATGTCCGCTCCCAGCGCACCACCTCCAGCTCCTCCCCTCGCCATGAGACCCACCTCTACATCGCCCACCTGGCGGcggctgacctgtgtgtgtgcgtcacgCTGCCCGTGTGGGTGAGTTCCCTGGCGCAGCATGGCCACTGGCCCTTCGGCGAGGTGGCGTGTAAGCTCACCCACCTGCTCTTCTCTGTTAACCTCTTCAGCTCCATCTTCTTCCTGGCCTGTATGAGTGTCGACCGCTACCTGAGCGTGACACGGCCCGCCGACAGTGAGGATGGGGGACGACGCCGGAAGCTGATTCGCCGCAGCGTGTGCGTAGGGGTGTGGCTCCTGGCTCTGGTGGCCTCCCTGCCCGATACCTACTTCCTGCAGGCGGTGAGGTCATCACACGGGGAGGTAGTGCTGTGCAGGCCGGTGTACCCTGAGGAACACTCCAGGGAGTGGATGGTGGGAGTTCAGCTGAGCTTCATCCTGCTTGGTTTCGTCCTACCCTTCCCTGTCATCGCTCTGGCCTATGCCCTCCTGGCCCaagccctctcctccacctcctgttcctcctcGGCGATGGAGCAGGAGCGTCGTGTGAGCCGCAGGGTGATCCTGGCCTATACCGTGGTATTCCTGGGCTGTTGGGGGCCCTACCACGGAGTGCTCCTGGCCGATGCCCTCTCCCTGCTGGGCCTGGTTCCTCTGAGCTGTGGGCTGGAGAACGCCCTCTACGTGGCGCTGCACCTCACCCAGTGTCTGTCCCTGCTCCACTGCTGCTTCAACCCCATCCTCTACAACTTCCTCAACAGGAACTACCGCTATGACCTGATGAAGGCCTTTATCTTTAAGTACTCCACACGTACAGGCCTGACCAGGCTCATAGAGCAGCCCCACATCTCTGAGACAGAGTACTCTGCCGTTGCCGTGGAGAACCCACCACAGATCTGAGACTGAACTCTAGAGCACACCCTGGAACTTCAGAACCCACCATATAACTCTAGAACATAGTCTGTCCACCTGACCCCAAATTATTGAAATGACCTAAAATGCAGTAACCCATGATAACCTATATAGGCTAAATTTGGGCCATCACAAAGAACAACATTACATATGTGTCTTAACAACTGGAGCATAACAAATAACCTTTCCCAAAGCCTAAGCTGTACACAAACTTCATCACTGCCACAAGTTTGTGTGACCTCATCTGAAGCAAACCAAACATTATTTATAATCCAACATTCCCCTCACAGAAACTACCTGTGTATTTGTCCTGCTACCATGCGTTCCTAATAAGGATGGTGTGAGGGACTGCAGTTGCAGGCCATTATCAACTCAAACTAATGATGTCTGGAGAAAAGCACTTACATTGAGTGGAAGAGTAGATTCTCTGTCTGACAAACAGACTGTTTTAAAGTGCTTCTGAAGTGGTGCCATTGTAGTCATGGCGACACAGACaaactctctctcaatctctctctccacttcaaGACATACCAATCCCAGTTTGTCTGTCTGAAGAGTCCTATATAACTGctagaggtgtgtgtatgtgcgtgagtgcgtgtgtgtgtgtgcttgtgtgacaCCTCAAATCCACTTTGTAAATAGTTAGAAgggcattgaaatacatatatTATAATTGTTAGATTGTTATTATTCAACtttctatatactgtatttttgtaCATATTATAAAATACTTTCAAATTTGGCATTGtttatgtacagatgtaggatcttaatgacCACATATTAATTTACATAGTTACTGAAAACCACTAACACATGGTTATATGAGACCCCCGCCTCGATTCTTATGtaacaacatttttaaaaactttttttttacattggataaaatggtatatcatacaatgcagttgaggaacaatggggaagtaattctgctttgaaagttgataaacttgtaaccccacttttgagaaaatggcccttgaatattttggtacaccaaccacagagctcttctttgtctacacctattcagcatcattcacaccctcttaagcattagccccacccatctctttaaggattcacatgtgaggccatgtgctaaacagggtgagtaaggtagtgtagtaaacaaccaaagacgTCAATACTAAAAGTGGTTTAAGTAGTAGCCTAAAAGGACAAactccaggtaaaaatacacttgATCTAGTCCTTGGTCTATATCCTAACCTAACtttgaaagtgtccagataatGATATTTTATAATTATAAGAGATTGCCCAGACATTTGTCTAAATTGAAgggtcatgtgaaataaatgctataaccaccccccAGACACGCCTaactaagtggatgggtcactattatttgttcatgaaatacaatagttGTCCgaaatcacccccagacacacctggctaacttgatcgGTCATGATATAATTCTCTTGCGAAGTGAGAATGCTAGCTAATTAGCTAAACAATACACCATAATCCCACCCATAGCTATAGTACAAACGGATTGTCATAGCAAGCCACCATAGATTAAATGaatggatgaacgcttcacggCAGCGTGTCTTTTCCGTTTGGTTTGTAGTTAACTACAGCTTATTTTGCCCgttgttgtgtcaagtcactccagttcacactgaccgtgtgcagaaagtagtccatcacaacttttttcCAAAGATCTTAGTCGATAGCCCCTGATAAATTTGGGGCAGCAATgttgttgagagcagtagcaacacttttatgctatagacagaagcatgctacatggtaGCATGCTACATGCTACTAATTTCTCTGCATGTctagcccatccattatctcagccaatcatcgctagcgggaaggttcctgcctTCTTCTGTGGCTAAaacaactaggctcataatttaaccattgtatttgtatttacagatggcatacacatttgttattaaggcacatgaaagttcacacaAACGCATTTTGCTAAAAATAAAAATTCAAATGCCTATTATGTGAAGTACTGATGTATGACATACGCCTAGCTTCTTGAAATGGGTCATATTCTGTATGAACAGTATTGCACTCTACAtgtccagctaatagcctaaccaccgacCAAGCACTATGGACTAAacattcaaatcctgttgctgcggGATAATTTTGCGATGACAAACGGGTcaatttaagatcctacatctgtagttttGTTAATCGTAATTCATATGTTGTGGATTCAGAAGTTCACATCAGTAATTTCTATGTGTTCATGAAGCTGCCTCATTGTAAATGAAAGTCACTGACTTTGTGACACGAGTCCTGCTATTATAGTGAAAACAGTGTGACTCACACAAAGTTCCATACCAAATGATGATGGATAAAAACATTGAGTTATACAatgctatgtctgtctgtctgtggtaacaAACATATTTTGTTTGATCCATTGCCATGGAGTTATAGTGTCATCTGATTGGATGCATATGTATCCTGTTACATTGTGAGAATTCCAATCCTAGcagtcattattgaaagagaaaGCAAAGGACCATTGATGTTTTGTGTTTACTGTATGTTATGGATTTTGTTACTTACCAAAAATGAATCTCGTGTCTGAAGTTATTTTGGTTTGTGTTATTACTTTAATCAGAGCCTTTTAATTAAAGTAACAAGAGGACACATTTTAGTATGGCAGCTCTGACTGGAGTGCATTAGCATGAACACATTCAACCAGACACATTTTAGTATGGCAGCTCTGACTGGAGTGCATTAGCATGAACACATTCAACCAGACACATTTTAGTATGGCAGCTCTGACTGGAGTGCATTAGCATGAACACATTCAACCAGACACATTTTAGTATGGCAGCTCTGACTGGAGTGCATTAGCATGAACACATTCAACCAGACACATTTTAGTATGGCAGCTCTGACTGGAGTGCATTAGCATGAACACATTCAACCAGACACCTTTTAGTATGGCAGCTCTGACTGGAGTGCATTAGCATGAACACATTCAACCAGACACATTTTAGTATGGCAGCTTTGACTGGAGTGCATTAGCATGAACACATTCAACCAGACACATTTTAGTATGGCAGCTCTGACTGAAGTGCATTAGCATGAACACATTCAACCAGACACATTTTAGTATGGCAGCTCTGACTGGAGTGCATTAGCATGAACACATTCAACCAGACACATTTTAGTATGGCAGCTCTGACTGGAGTGCATTAGCATGAACACATTCAACCAGACACATTTTAGTATGGCAGCTCTGACTGGAGTGCATTAGCATGAACACATTCAACCAGACACATTTTAGTATGGCAGCTCTGACTGGAGTGCATTAGCATGAACACATTCAACCAGACACATTTTCAACTGTAAACTTTATGTGGCCAATAAATGGACTATGTCATTCATAACGTTTAATTAGATCCTGTATCCTAGCCGTAACCGTTCAGTTATGAAGCACGGCTGCAATATACACAGTGCTTTTACAATGCTTATCATGACACGTAGGACACATGTCTTACAATTAAAGTCACAATGCAGAACAATGCATGTTTTATACAGACATGAAATGAGAAAGAATTCAGGAAGAGAGATGTAGACACAGTTGATTGGCAGACAAACCAGGTTAATATATCCAGATATGTGCTCACTCAGTCAGGGGGACAGGTAGACACATACTCATATATAAACACGGGCTTCACACAGTGTTTAACATGGGTTCTCTGCACCTCATGAAATGTCATAGTCTTTCTTACCAGACTGAGCAATGGGGAAATTATGATGACAGTCATAACATTTACTCTGGCTCTAGAGTCTAGATGGAGTGATACCTCTATGGTTTAAATAGTACATCCGCATTAGTTCGGAACAGACAAGAGTCTCCATGTGGTTCTACAGCATGTGTTCAGACTTTCATTTGGTCCTCTCACAGAGTGGTTCTGATACACACTGATTGGCCTGAACTGCAGTAAcacaaagtaacacacacactcctgctgctTCATGACTGACTGAAGAGCATGTGTTTTCCTTGGCTCGCACTGTAGTGTGAAGTGTTTTCGCTTCCCTTTACGATTAACGTGTGCAGTATGATGTGTATAGTGCTTACAAAGGACGAGTCAAGCAGTATTATTCCAGACCCAGCTATTTAGCCATCCAAACTATCTGTCAAGTGTCTTGTCAGAGCCGTTTACTTTAGAGACAGGGCTCTTTCTTATTAGCAGGCCTCTGTTCTCACTATTATGAAAGCCCACTTTAAATCTTGGTGAAATACTCCTCTGTTCACATGGCTCGCCAACAGATCGGAAGGATATGCAGCACAGTCACTGTAAATAAAGCACAGCACGGAGGCTGAGTACAGTAGAAGTGCAGCATATGGTTTGTATATGTTGAAATCATCTGTTGTTTGACTTGATGCAAGCCATTCTCTGTGAGTTGTATGATTTACAGTACAGCCCATTGTGGGTTATCACTAGGTTGTGATTTAATATGGACAGATAACGGCCCAGATAAGATATTGATGGAGGGCGGGTTGCTTTATATTGCTATGGAGCTATAGATCTCATGGTCCATGCCCTGCTCATGCCCTGCATACTATAGAGAGACCATTAACACTGGAAAGGATGAaagggggaggatgaggagaggtacAGGGTAATTTAGCAGGAATTTAGGGAGGGAAATATAAGCTTACTCATACagtacacgtgcacacacacatacacactaatgtgcatgcacacacgtacacatgtgcacacacagcaCTATAGGTCTACATTACTTCTGGCCGAGAAGCAAGCGCTTACTTTAGACTAGATTTAATTCTCAATCAAGCCCATATTTGCTTCAGTGGGCCTGGGATCAATTCCATATGAGAATGTATGGCTGTGGAAGGTCTTGAATTATTAATGAAGTTGAAGAGTACAGCTGTGCGTGCTCCTAGGGGAGTTTCTGGAGTGAATTTGAGGAGAAGTCAGAGCAGAGAGACTATTTTGATAGAGGATAGGGATAGTTTATCACCCCAGGACACCTCACTCATCTAGGAGAGAAGAGTAGGACCAGTCATACTGGCAGGCAGATGTTAGACAGATGTTCTGCAGCGAGAGACAGGGAaatgagaggtgagaggtcatcAAATCATGAGTTGGATCAAGCATCAGTAATCATACATACTCATTTACACAGAGTAATCATACATATTCATTTACACAGCCACACCTTATTTAACCACCTGAACAGGCTTGGTAACATTTGATTTATAGTGCCTCAATGTTTTTGACTGATTATACTTGGAGGTGGAGGACTGCAATACTTTTATTGTGATGACCTTGCCCACACCTTTAGACGTTGGGATTACTGAGAGTAAATATGTGTCTGACTTCCTACTTTGTATGTCAGCATGATTCTCTTATAACTTTGTATCCTAAGAAGCCACTGCCCTTCAGTGTTATTTTAGGTTATTTGTATGAAACATAAGCAGAACATGGTTGCAcagttgctggttcaaatcctgctCTGACTGCTTCACCTCAATCACTATATTGGTGGCAATGGTGAGATCAGAACAGTCTCTGAAGTCCACCTTAAAGGGCAATTCTGCCGCTCTTCAACCTCattttcatcatctccagcaggaaaccagtgtctacatatgtgaaaacagcGTGTTTTTACGGTCTGTGGTTAAAAAGATAAGAAGAAAGGTCCTAAAAATGTTTCTCTGTGACATCACTGTGTAGGGTTAAAGGGTTAAAATGGTGATTTTCAAAACCTACAACGAGTTTCTATCCCAAAGGAGGGTATGTTCCTGCTCCCCCATCACACCAATCTCATAGTCTTTGAAAATctctgttttaaaatgttttatcttttgatgatgtcattgcgtagaactttttgactttctttttttttctacaAAACTTAGAAATGTGCTgttttcacatacagtatgttgacatgtattgtgctggagataatgaaaatgaggtttaaaagtggtggaattgccctttaTCTGAACAATGCTTCTTTACTTTCACTTTCGCTGTAACCCACCACCTGTGCGCCCTACCCAGTGCTTAGCCCGCTCATTGATATTGCCACATGGCTCATGTCTATGTAAATAACGAGCTTAACCAGATCAAAGGCGATGGTATGGACAGGACACATGGTCTTGAAAGCTGGGGCTTGTAATGTTGATTTATATTGCTCATACGTGCCGAGGCTATGGTTCCGGTATTTAGGCATCGCTTAATTCACCCAACACCCTGTCCACTAAAAAGCTCCACACACTCCACCCCACCCGCCCGCACACTGTCAGAGCAGCATGCTATTGTCATCCTTAACAACAGAACTTCAGAAAAGCGCCTGCGAAGAGACGGCAGCTGTTTAAACCTTTAAGAAGACATGAACAAGAGCAAAACCATTTCCTCTGTGTTATCCTAAGCACAACGTGTTTCTTCATTAAGCGTTTCTCGAAGTGTATGAAGACGAAGGGATAAATTAACCACACTCTATATGGAAAAAACGTGTGacatttccacattttgctaaatcatgtgtttttggaacacatcACGTGATGATATTTCACAAGTGGATTTTTGCATGATCACATAACCTTTCACATGTGGATTGAAATGATCACATTTCCCCAGGTGATGCCCCACATACTGAAATGAGTCATTGTGATACACACAGCATGTTTAGCATACTGTGTTTTCAGCGTACATAATCTAATAGACTTTGACTACATTGTGTATGTATGATTATATATACAGTAATTCATATTCAACATGTCcttacctgggatttgaactcacaacctatTGGTTCACTGTGTTCTGATCTTCCTGATatgccaccatgtctgtgtcaataaCTGATTTCACAAATATTCCTACATTTTGGACTTCAAAGTAAATATCAGCTTTGTTAAAAATACACTATAGAAAAACGATCCTATTTATCATAATGATACAATTATTTTCACCCAGGCGGTCTCCTGTCCCTGTACTAACCAGGCTGGACTGTGAAAAGGTATATATGGCCACAAGTGTATTTTATTTATTAGGTCCCTTGGCTCATCTCTGCAACTCCTCAATGCGCTCAGGAGAGGCCGAAGCTCAAGTCATgtttcctccaaaacatgacaTGCCTGGCCACCTACTTGTCACTTAACCTTCCCTTCGGCCAATTGTGCAGCATTCTATGGGGCTCTTGGTCACAGCTGGTTATGActcagcctgggatcaaacccgagGCTGTAGTGTCACCTCAGCAGTGCAGTGCATTTGACCGATATGCCACCCAGGACCCTCTTATCAGAGTTATTCAGGAGTAACATTCAAACAAAATAATactcaccaacattagacaactatacagaaaaccctgAAATTGAGAATAGTCAGAATAACTGAAAACTAAAATAGCAGTGCAAATGGCACTCCTTTGCTAAGTGCAGAGATGTATTATAAGTAATGAATGTGTAGGGGAAGGTTGCAGACTTTGTGGCACAGCAGAAAGAGCAGCATATCTCAAATCCAGAGGTTGAGAGTTCAAATTCCAGATGGGGTTACATTTTAGCTGAACAGCATACAATTTACTTTAAATTCCCCATACTAGTTTATTACTTTTCTTATAATGGTTTGGGTTGGTTTGACattatgtgaagttaatgtgataacgtgacaacatgtaaagcaaTGTGACAACATTAAACATGTTACATTTGACaattttagtcatttaacagatgctcttatccagagtgacttacagtagtagGTACACACATTACTACTACATATGTGACAACATGTGagcacatgtgaagtgttccaaaaacacatgtcgacattttacatgttgtcacatttatttcacatgaatTTGACATGAGATCATgtgtgtagtttcatgttatcacattTTGCTTCACATGTTGTCACACGTTATCACATTAACGTCACACTAGATCATGTGTGTTCACGTGAAATTCATGTCTTGTTTTCCATATGGGCCAAAGAAGACAAATATGATACTCTTCTATCACATTATCAAGGTACCTGGGTTTGACTGTTGCTTTTTTACTCATCTAATTTACTCATCTAATTTACTCATCTAATTTACTCATCTAATTTACTCATCTAATTTACTCATCTAATTTACTCATCCTTATCTTTCTTTGACATGTTTTATTTTGGATAAAAAGAGAATGGGAAAAAGTCATTCTATCATCACAGTAAAGGGGATGAATGGAGACCATATACATGAGAAGTCAGCTAAACTCGTGGTCCATATAACACTTGTCCCCTCACACCATAGTAGGCCTATATGGGATTCCATATGAGCACAGTTTGGGATTTTTTATTACAACTTTTTGGAGAGAAAGAAATTCAACCAACTTCATACAGTAAGATTGCCCCTTAATGTAGCttgtacagtataatgaatggCCTACCTGGTGTGCTGATAGTCTTAGTGTGTTATTAATGATACCCTAGTTGGacaaatagaacagaacagtgtgaaAAGAACAGTGATGTTTATAACCTCAGACTCATAACTCTTGAATGACATATGAGGTGAAAAACAACATATTTTATGGGCTCCTCTGGAGTCACGAAGAAACACAAAGAGACATTTGGCTTTTGTTCACACATCTCCAGTACAGTCACTTCCCTGACAATATTTAAGCAGAAAAATGTCCCCCTCTGTTGCTGTGTTCCTGTCTGGGGCAGAGTTTGCTTTTTCCCAGTAAAAAAACATCTGTTTactgaaacacagacagaaagaaagacaggcCAAACAATACAGTGTGcagactaacagactaacagactaacagactaacagactagcagactaacagactaacagactagcagactagcagactaacagactaacagactaGCAGACTAGCAGACTAGCAGACTAACAGACTAGCAGACTAGCAGACTAGCAGACTAACAGACTAGcagactaacagactaacagactagcagactaacagactaacagactagcagactagcagactaacagactaacagactaacagactaGCAGACTAACAGACTAGCAGACTAACAGACTAGCAGACTAGCAGACTAGcagactaacagactaacagactagcagactaacagactaacagactagcagactaacagactaacagactaacagactaacCGACTAGCagactaacaggctaacaggctaacagactaacagactaacCGACTAGCAGACTAACAGgctaacagactaacagactagcagactaacagactaacagactaacagactaacCGACTAGCagactaacaggctaacaggctaacagactaacagactaacCGACTAGCAGACTAACAGgctaacagactaacagactagcagactaacagactagcagactaacagactaacagactaacagactaacCGACTAGCAGACTAACAGgctaacagactaacagactaacCGACTAGCAGACTAACAGgctaacagactaacagactaGCACGCTGTTACATTGACCAGAATTCTTCCTAATAAGGTTTAACATCTTTATAAAACACTCTTTGTCTCACATGCCTTTATTTCTGTGTACAGGAGGACAAACTGACTTGGTTTCTCTGAAAACCAGCCTGTCCAGTTACACAGTTACTCACACCCTCAGGCACACTCACACTGCCACCATGGTCAATGAAACCAGCACAGTTAAGACTGACTCTTGCAGAGATAATCTGATAACTGTTGGCGATTGCATATTCCCCTGTAGATGTTTTGAGACACATTCAGAGAATTTGCACAATTTACACATTTACACTAACAATTTGCATACTGGGTTTCAGAGGGCTGAGATACATAGATATAAATGCTAGTACACACTATGGAATAAAGGAATGCACTGCCAATGTCAAAAACCTAATTCATGTTATTGGCTTTTTGCCTGGGATTTATTACATATCATTAAACCAGTAGAAAcataatgtaaaaaaa from Oncorhynchus kisutch isolate 150728-3 linkage group LG26, Okis_V2, whole genome shotgun sequence carries:
- the LOC109871439 gene encoding atypical chemokine receptor 3, encoding MSSFDLVELLDTWEDLNLTGLLENGTRVEMVGCPTAFDRSALLHSMCILYIFIFVVGLAANGLVLWVNVRSQRTTSSSSPRHETHLYIAHLAAADLCVCVTLPVWVSSLAQHGHWPFGEVACKLTHLLFSVNLFSSIFFLACMSVDRYLSVTRPADSEDGGRRRKLIRRSVCVGVWLLALVASLPDTYFLQAVRSSHGEVVLCRPVYPEEHSREWMVGVQLSFILLGFVLPFPVIALAYALLAQALSSTSCSSSAMEQERRVSRRVILAYTVVFLGCWGPYHGVLLADALSLLGLVPLSCGLENALYVALHLTQCLSLLHCCFNPILYNFLNRNYRYDLMKAFIFKYSTRTGLTRLIEQPHISETEYSAVAVENPPQI